The following proteins are encoded in a genomic region of Leptospira langatensis:
- a CDS encoding choice-of-anchor D domain-containing protein, with the protein MRKFLSIVAIYILLLQCNLPFISKKQSVLPFSLNYSLFSLLINQAQININYNPTSGGILSSHNMSLVIPVGATNSKIEISGKLLKEIPLVTDPNLIPAGIAYEFSPHGTEFNFNQLPILTFKYDRELLTENNITEDNLMIYYYDNELEEYVPIGGKIDKQKKTISASLEHFSIYIVAAQAEKPTNTLPAVGAPSCLPACGAATTRAGSPLYVRSVITDPDADGAIVDVTLYYRIVGSPTYNSVPMQIENAVPPVLNRYAALIPSNFVTTAGIDFYITATDNLGGIRIRAPLIRTPTTSICSVSNPANFTISSGFQKLITLAGTAGTICPGATNITNIIAESYSISNGVGNLNSAGSNGILFDAQKTGVGVLTTTVGIFTTNTSITVKNGEVSSIEILDENSLPINNVLGISPNYNYSFDAVGKDAYGNQILVLPNWSNTGLIGSFTSSTSGILNTAGGNGSGTISATLGSKSKTINVVVTSVNPPTTGIFAVPGISSITITWDTVVGANSYNLYYTTDGSIPSKLNGIKVSNVTSPYIHSSLTDGTTYNYVLTSTNSGPPGPPTGYESLESSPFSAIPLPANTPTSPTFNLKIGVQSQTFDGKYTFNSVLQNTQGSSVAFTVENLGAANLQFLGAQAVQIYGANADQFQFTQPIFPVLPGQSSNFNIRFSPTSPGIKTGELTILCNDPNTPYFRLNLEALSVCSGDGVEDLVGWNKKIDGNSGDDSVGGTAFDGSGNIYVVGYGTNLVSTTSGTDWWIKKFNSAGTEVITNWNKKIDGGIAAAAQAIAIDSSDNIYVVGYATNLVSTTSGTDWWIKKFNSAGTEVTTNWNKKFDGGKNANAIEAIVDSSGNLYVIGMGTNLVSTTSGTDWWIKKFNSAGTEDVTNWNKIYDGGSDAKPFGSTIDSSGNIYIAGYGTNLVSANSGSDWWIKKFSLAGIEDTASWNKIFTSPNPGNLPGETAMSIKSDKSDNIYVSGVAFNLISSNSGSNMWIKKFNPNGMEDLVGWNKRFSNYYIGANIVLDSSGSLFITGATPNLSGGTNNTDIFIKKYLSTGLEDTANWNKVFDNGFNDYGLRLLYHPSGFLYFAGTSLNAGSQNTNNDNDWILKKFQASACY; encoded by the coding sequence ATGAGAAAGTTTTTATCAATTGTGGCTATTTATATATTACTATTACAATGTAATTTGCCATTCATATCGAAGAAACAAAGCGTTCTTCCTTTCTCATTAAATTACAGTTTATTCAGCCTACTCATCAACCAAGCTCAGATAAATATTAACTATAATCCGACATCAGGAGGAATATTATCCTCGCATAATATGAGCTTAGTGATCCCTGTTGGAGCCACTAACTCAAAAATTGAAATTTCTGGAAAACTCCTTAAAGAAATTCCTCTTGTTACGGACCCGAACCTTATTCCAGCAGGTATTGCTTATGAATTTTCTCCTCATGGGACTGAATTTAATTTTAATCAGCTTCCAATACTTACTTTCAAATATGATCGAGAATTACTAACCGAAAATAATATAACTGAAGATAACCTAATGATTTATTATTATGATAATGAATTAGAAGAATATGTGCCAATAGGTGGGAAAATCGATAAGCAGAAAAAGACAATTAGTGCCTCATTGGAACACTTTAGTATATATATTGTAGCAGCTCAGGCAGAAAAACCTACAAATACCCTTCCTGCGGTCGGGGCTCCTTCATGTTTACCAGCATGTGGTGCAGCGACAACAAGAGCTGGATCGCCATTATATGTTCGATCAGTAATTACAGATCCCGACGCAGATGGAGCAATTGTAGATGTGACTCTCTACTACAGAATAGTTGGATCACCTACATATAACAGTGTCCCTATGCAAATTGAAAATGCCGTTCCCCCTGTGCTAAATCGATATGCAGCTTTAATTCCATCAAATTTCGTCACTACAGCCGGAATTGATTTTTACATTACCGCAACAGATAATCTCGGCGGAATCAGGATCAGAGCGCCTTTAATTCGCACACCGACAACAAGCATATGTTCCGTTTCGAACCCGGCAAATTTCACGATTTCCTCCGGATTTCAGAAACTTATCACACTAGCTGGAACAGCTGGTACAATTTGTCCAGGTGCAACAAACATTACTAACATCATAGCTGAAAGCTACTCAATATCAAACGGAGTAGGCAATTTGAATTCCGCCGGCAGTAATGGAATACTCTTTGATGCACAAAAGACAGGAGTTGGTGTTCTAACGACTACCGTAGGTATTTTCACAACTAACACTTCAATTACTGTTAAAAATGGAGAGGTATCGAGCATTGAAATTCTCGATGAAAACTCACTCCCTATTAATAACGTACTTGGAATCAGCCCAAATTATAATTATTCTTTTGATGCAGTTGGAAAAGACGCATATGGAAATCAAATTTTAGTTTTACCGAACTGGTCAAATACAGGTTTAATTGGAAGTTTTACAAGTTCAACCTCGGGAATTTTGAACACGGCAGGAGGAAACGGAAGCGGAACGATTTCGGCCACACTAGGTAGCAAATCGAAAACAATAAACGTTGTAGTCACTTCAGTAAATCCGCCGACAACTGGAATTTTCGCCGTTCCTGGTATAAGTTCTATAACGATCACCTGGGATACTGTAGTCGGAGCAAATTCATATAATTTATATTATACAACTGACGGAAGCATTCCATCAAAGCTGAATGGGATCAAAGTAAGTAATGTAACTTCTCCTTACATCCACTCATCGCTAACAGACGGCACAACCTACAATTACGTTTTAACTTCTACAAATTCCGGGCCGCCCGGACCACCTACAGGGTATGAATCTTTAGAATCATCGCCATTTTCTGCGATTCCATTACCTGCAAATACTCCTACTTCACCAACTTTCAATTTAAAGATAGGTGTCCAAAGCCAAACCTTCGATGGAAAATATACATTTAATTCAGTACTTCAAAATACGCAAGGATCAAGTGTAGCATTTACAGTTGAAAATTTAGGGGCAGCTAACTTGCAATTTTTAGGAGCGCAAGCCGTGCAAATTTATGGAGCCAACGCTGATCAGTTCCAATTTACGCAGCCCATTTTTCCTGTATTACCTGGCCAATCTTCTAATTTTAATATTCGTTTTTCACCGACTAGCCCTGGCATCAAGACCGGAGAATTAACAATCCTTTGTAACGATCCGAATACTCCCTACTTCCGATTAAACTTAGAGGCGTTATCTGTTTGTTCTGGAGATGGGGTTGAAGATTTAGTAGGCTGGAATAAGAAAATCGACGGGAACTCAGGTGATGATTCAGTAGGAGGAACTGCCTTCGACGGTTCAGGAAATATATATGTTGTAGGATATGGAACAAACCTTGTTTCTACAACGAGTGGAACTGATTGGTGGATTAAGAAATTCAATTCCGCAGGCACAGAAGTTATTACAAACTGGAATAAAAAGATTGATGGGGGGATAGCTGCAGCTGCGCAAGCCATCGCAATAGACAGTTCAGATAATATTTATGTCGTAGGGTACGCAACAAATCTTGTTTCTACAACAAGTGGAACTGATTGGTGGATTAAGAAATTCAATTCCGCAGGTACGGAAGTCACTACAAACTGGAACAAAAAATTTGATGGAGGAAAGAATGCCAATGCAATAGAAGCAATAGTAGACTCCTCTGGCAATCTATATGTAATCGGCATGGGGACAAACCTTGTTTCTACAACAAGCGGAACTGATTGGTGGATTAAGAAATTCAATTCCGCAGGCACGGAGGATGTAACGAACTGGAATAAAATTTACGACGGAGGAAGCGATGCAAAACCTTTCGGATCTACAATTGATTCATCCGGAAATATTTATATTGCAGGTTATGGAACAAACCTCGTCTCGGCTAATAGTGGCTCAGATTGGTGGATTAAGAAATTTTCTTTGGCAGGTATAGAAGATACAGCCAGCTGGAATAAGATATTTACTAGCCCGAATCCGGGAAATCTTCCTGGCGAAACGGCAATGAGTATAAAATCTGATAAATCAGACAACATCTATGTATCTGGGGTAGCCTTTAATCTCATTTCCAGTAATAGCGGCTCTAACATGTGGATAAAAAAATTTAATCCAAATGGTATGGAAGATTTAGTAGGATGGAATAAGAGATTTAGCAACTACTATATAGGAGCCAACATTGTATTAGATTCGAGTGGAAGTCTATTTATAACTGGGGCAACTCCAAATTTATCTGGAGGGACTAATAACACGGATATATTCATAAAAAAATATTTATCAACAGGCTTAGAAGATACTGCAAATTGGAATAAAGTTTTCGATAATGGTTTCAACGATTACGGTTTACGACTATTATATCATCCTTCCGGATTTCTCTACTTTGCGGGGACTTCGTTGAATGCCGGCTCCCAAAATACCAATAACGACAACGATTGGATATTGAAGAAATTTCAAGCATCTGCTTGCTATTGA
- a CDS encoding LIC11435 family protein, whose product MLNKSKHSLPFLPSWFVLGVFLLISFPIYSKEEGVKLEWRPIPDAGGYMVEIKDSRGKITREKTNTTLIQLELPPGTYEHRIGVLNRYGRVSVFSAWIPFEVILSQKPEILSAEKNKFLNKDLPDTFEIKGRHFTDATKVILKDSKGSEVSIKSMEVKNSETILVTLDKKRPPEGAVSVRVENPRNKVTEKENYLFVAETESDLAALEAKGQQKESVSSGAPFRFDYGAVARSAIIPGWGQYYQNKSNFRTFLFPALLLGAGAYVASEGNSYLSASHALAAARQNNVLYNYAFIHTGNPALFDLAFYNYTQIAPKYSAAVAEYSQLEVGIGVLGFFYLLNLMDAGFFAGNKEVKVEGAPGPVTVSPVIRNLKDQGQINSYSLGNSPNLFQRMEVGVQFAW is encoded by the coding sequence ATGTTGAATAAAAGCAAACATTCTCTTCCTTTCCTTCCCTCCTGGTTTGTTTTAGGAGTATTCCTTCTCATATCCTTCCCTATTTACTCCAAAGAAGAAGGAGTCAAATTGGAATGGAGACCGATCCCGGATGCGGGCGGTTATATGGTGGAGATCAAAGATTCCAGAGGAAAGATCACTCGGGAAAAAACGAATACCACCTTGATCCAATTGGAACTTCCTCCGGGAACGTATGAGCATAGGATCGGAGTATTGAACCGTTACGGAAGGGTTTCCGTATTCTCCGCCTGGATCCCTTTCGAAGTGATTCTTTCCCAAAAACCGGAGATCCTCAGTGCGGAAAAAAACAAATTCTTAAACAAGGATCTACCTGATACTTTTGAGATCAAGGGAAGGCATTTTACGGATGCCACTAAAGTTATATTAAAAGATTCTAAAGGATCGGAAGTCTCTATCAAATCGATGGAGGTAAAGAATTCCGAGACCATATTGGTCACGCTCGATAAGAAAAGACCTCCGGAAGGAGCGGTTTCCGTTCGAGTGGAAAATCCGAGGAACAAGGTCACGGAAAAAGAGAACTATCTATTCGTAGCGGAGACTGAAAGCGATCTTGCCGCATTAGAAGCGAAAGGACAGCAAAAAGAATCCGTATCTTCTGGGGCACCGTTCCGATTCGATTATGGAGCTGTAGCCAGATCGGCGATCATTCCTGGTTGGGGGCAGTATTACCAAAACAAATCCAATTTTAGGACCTTCTTATTCCCCGCTCTTCTATTGGGAGCCGGAGCCTATGTCGCAAGCGAAGGAAATTCTTATTTAAGCGCAAGCCATGCACTCGCTGCAGCAAGACAGAATAACGTCTTATACAACTACGCATTCATTCACACAGGGAACCCGGCCTTATTCGATCTCGCCTTTTATAATTATACGCAGATCGCTCCTAAGTATTCTGCCGCAGTCGCAGAATACAGCCAGTTGGAAGTGGGGATCGGAGTTCTTGGATTCTTCTATCTTTTGAACTTGATGGACGCTGGATTCTTTGCAGGAAATAAGGAAGTCAAGGTAGAAGGTGCTCCGGGTCCTGTGACCGTATCTCCAGTCATTCGCAACCTCAAGGACCAAGGCCAGATCAATTCCTATTCCTTGGGAAATTCCCCAAACCTATTCCAGAGAATGGAAGTGGGCGTTCAATTCGCCTGGTAA
- a CDS encoding FecR domain-containing protein, translated as MKYLTDGRYVVTALVVLLFFFSGLLYLYANAGPKTGNNKIVGELKSKQLKILRKLDSEVVWEELDESDPIRYRDTIRTEEGAEAVLLFTDGDNSAEIRLDERSMILVEDTDKISFVSGSLSATGGGAGKLQISSGDTKIALGNSDLKLSKDENKGLNLEVKKGEAKIVSASGENVVGKNQSADLNGGKIEVHVLNLETTSPADKTSLPLKTETTQVRFEWKPAEGVRNYRLEVAKDSGFRTGLKKANSVGTAASLVLSNGSYYWRVVGKNPQSGKEEYSASKNFKLLSWSKPKLVSPSAKEVFSYSTGSAPLVRFQWITADPSAKYKLEVAEDANFKQIAYSNDSSAGFSKWEPKSEGQFFARVKMFSDREGFTELSSDSVSFSVRKSAQAEPPKLLKPLLGEEIGIRIFKTGSFFSWSASKEFKSYSLEIANDPDFKNIVFSKSTNSNFMKPEYDWKEGTYFWRVKAVFQTEGEISSSINRFVLKPLLPIRLAFPKEGSELGHPVDGKLAFRWDRPDPTGNYKLEVSKDANFNSKVVDTTIRSGVSSVTLPSPGDFYWKVSLLSPEGEVLVVSPVSSFKTSDSAPFVTPLYPRDRDKVDLDEKESLAFYWETEGKAEAYILELLESDKKAWKTVFKKEIKGESYDFRELYKLKEGKYQWKLSAKYRDSSGALRTTLPLSRDFDVVISATLKAPEILTPKEFYVE; from the coding sequence ATGAAATACTTGACTGACGGCCGATACGTCGTCACAGCACTGGTCGTACTTTTATTTTTCTTCTCGGGGCTTCTCTATCTATACGCCAACGCAGGCCCGAAAACTGGGAACAATAAGATCGTAGGCGAACTCAAATCCAAGCAGCTTAAAATATTACGAAAACTTGATTCTGAAGTGGTTTGGGAGGAATTGGACGAATCCGATCCGATCCGCTACAGAGATACTATTCGCACAGAAGAAGGTGCAGAAGCAGTATTACTCTTTACTGATGGAGATAATTCCGCAGAGATCCGCTTGGACGAAAGAAGCATGATCCTTGTGGAAGATACGGATAAGATCAGCTTCGTATCCGGATCACTCTCCGCAACCGGTGGCGGTGCAGGTAAATTGCAGATCAGTTCCGGGGACACAAAGATCGCGCTCGGGAATTCGGATCTGAAACTCTCCAAGGACGAGAACAAAGGCTTGAACTTAGAAGTAAAGAAGGGAGAAGCCAAGATCGTTTCCGCTTCGGGCGAGAATGTGGTGGGTAAAAACCAATCCGCCGATCTGAACGGTGGAAAAATAGAAGTCCATGTGTTGAACTTGGAGACCACTTCGCCTGCCGACAAGACTTCTCTTCCTTTGAAAACGGAAACCACTCAGGTCCGCTTCGAGTGGAAACCTGCCGAAGGTGTTAGGAATTATAGATTAGAAGTCGCTAAGGACTCCGGCTTTAGGACCGGATTGAAGAAGGCGAATTCAGTGGGAACTGCTGCGAGTCTCGTTCTATCCAACGGTTCTTACTATTGGAGAGTGGTTGGTAAAAATCCTCAGTCCGGAAAAGAAGAATACAGTGCCTCCAAGAATTTCAAACTACTCTCTTGGTCTAAACCGAAACTGGTCTCCCCTTCTGCCAAGGAAGTATTCTCTTATTCAACTGGTTCGGCTCCTCTAGTACGTTTTCAATGGATCACTGCCGACCCTTCCGCGAAATATAAGTTGGAAGTGGCAGAGGATGCTAATTTTAAACAAATTGCATATTCCAACGATTCTTCCGCAGGATTCTCCAAATGGGAACCTAAGTCGGAAGGTCAATTCTTTGCGCGCGTCAAAATGTTCTCGGACCGAGAAGGATTTACCGAGCTGAGTTCGGACTCCGTCTCCTTCTCCGTGAGAAAGTCGGCACAGGCGGAGCCTCCTAAATTACTGAAACCTCTCTTAGGAGAAGAGATCGGAATTCGGATCTTCAAGACAGGTTCCTTCTTCAGTTGGAGCGCGAGTAAGGAATTCAAATCCTATTCCTTAGAGATCGCGAATGATCCGGACTTTAAGAATATAGTATTCTCCAAATCCACAAATTCCAATTTTATGAAACCTGAATATGATTGGAAGGAAGGCACTTATTTCTGGAGAGTGAAAGCGGTGTTCCAAACCGAAGGAGAGATCTCTTCTTCTATCAATCGCTTCGTTCTAAAACCTTTGCTTCCGATCCGCTTGGCATTCCCGAAAGAAGGTTCCGAGCTGGGTCATCCTGTAGATGGCAAATTGGCATTCCGCTGGGATAGACCGGATCCTACCGGAAATTATAAATTGGAAGTCTCTAAGGATGCAAATTTCAATTCCAAGGTCGTAGATACTACAATCCGATCCGGAGTGAGTTCGGTGACTCTTCCTAGTCCGGGAGATTTCTATTGGAAAGTCTCCCTTCTCTCTCCGGAAGGAGAAGTTCTGGTGGTGAGTCCGGTTTCCAGCTTCAAGACCTCGGATTCCGCACCTTTTGTTACACCACTATACCCAAGGGATAGGGATAAGGTAGACTTGGATGAGAAGGAAAGTCTGGCCTTTTATTGGGAAACTGAAGGAAAGGCGGAAGCCTATATACTTGAACTTTTAGAATCCGACAAAAAAGCTTGGAAAACGGTATTTAAAAAGGAAATAAAAGGAGAATCTTACGACTTCCGAGAGTTGTACAAGTTGAAAGAGGGAAAATACCAATGGAAGCTTAGCGCAAAATACCGGGATAGTTCCGGTGCGCTTAGGACAACCTTACCTCTTTCCAGGGATTTTGATGTGGTAATCTCTGCTACTCTGAAGGCTCCGGAGATATTGACTCCTAAGGAATTCTATGTTGAATAA